Sequence from the Helianthus annuus cultivar XRQ/B chromosome 13, HanXRQr2.0-SUNRISE, whole genome shotgun sequence genome:
TGTATCTATATTAGCTAATTTAATCTAATAACTTGCATTTAAACAATTATGTATGTATAGGTAGTCTTGGAGATGTTGTCGGCGCGTTACCGAAGGCTTTGGCTCAGCGTTGTTTCATATGTGCTTTAGGTCTGCACAACTGCACAAGATGTAGCTTATGGTTGTTAATATTACAATAATATAAATATCATTGATTGAGGTAAGGCCAAAATGTCCTGCTTTTGTTTATAGGTGAAATAACATTTGTTTTATGTGTCCTCATTATTCAATTGGTATTGCTTTAAGTCTTTAACATACTAATAGTTATTTCTTTTGTGTATCATGCGAAGTCTTGATATGTATACATGTATTCGTTGTTGTCATCTCTATGATTTCCAAACTGCCGACACCACCAAAATCAACTTTCACTTTCTTAGCAATTAAGGTAATCATCTATTTATTCTTATTAAAGGTCCAACATGAATGTGTTAGTTGCGGTTTGCGTAACGTCGGACCCAACATACCTACTAATATAACACTATAATGAATTTCTATGTACTTATATGATTGGCCGTTTTCTTAATTAGGGAATAAATAGCATGTCTCTTGACTTGGCTTCTTTTAAAGTTGGTGAGGAGTTAACATTTGGATGTTGAGACCAGCGGCCATGGAGCACTCAATAAGAATCACTAGCTTGATGATGGTAAGAAGAAGCAGCGATTTAGGGTGGAATCTAATTAACAAATATGGCTATTGAGGGAAAAAAGCTGAGCGACAATGGTGAGAAGAAGGTAATGATCTTTCCCCTCTTCGTAATTTTTCTCTCAACTGTTTTGCTGGTAAAAAAGTTAGTTTTGCCTATCGATTACTCTTTTACGATGTTAAGCTTAAACCAAAAATAGGTATTATACTTCAAATATAGTCCTCTTCGTAATTTTTCTTTCAACCGTTTTGCTTTGCTGGTAAAAAAGTTAGTTTTGCCTATCGATTACTCTTTTACGATGTTAAGCCTTAAACCAAAAAATAGGTGTTATACTTCAAATATAGTCAAAATAAATTTCAAGAAAATAGCCTTATGATTCTGTTTTAATACATGATTTACTTAATTAtaaaaaacataaatttaaagAAGGGAATTGGAAATTTTACTTCATGAAAATCATAAAGGTGTACTACTCTTTTCAGAATGACAAAAAGAAAAAGGACAGGATCTAAATATATGTTTTTCTTGATTGTTCTTTACCGTTATATATCGATTTTCTTATAGTTTGAATTTGATTCAAAAACAATGGGTTGCCAAACCATGAGTTGAACAGAAGGTTTCAAAATAGAATTTAGAGGATTTAAGCATAAAAAAATATGGTATTGTCAGATGGTTAGACTGAGAAATCATGGTGGCTGGTGAGAATGTGATAACTTTTTAAAGTGCCTAACAAGTGTTTGTGTGAATGTTTAAATGGAATTAGTTTGCAACTTGAGATTGatgtattttgtttgtttttgtagACAAGATGGATGTCGAAAGGATATCTACTAGGAGATGGGTACTGACTTGGCCTTAAACCACAATTGAAACTGTTGATGATAACCTCTTAAAACTTTTGGTCAACAAGTATGCTTTCTCAATTTTATGTAAAGTTAAAGAAAAAATGGGGCGTATCTGTAGGTCTTTCTACTTGGATGTTTCTTTATCCAAGGGAAAACGTTTTGATAACCTAAAAGCTTGGCATGTTTTTGCTAACATGCCTGACAAAATCATGGAAGTTTCTCCAATAATACAAGTGATTGTTGTTGAACCGCTTGCTTTTGTTGCTCCTGATAAAGATGAAGAGGTATGCTAAAGGATCCTCACAGTTTTATCCctgactttttttttttatctttataaCTTCAATAGCATTTAACAATTAAGAGGTATGCTAAAGCATCCTCAtagtcagtggcgaagcttgagatttcctaccggagggtcgaaaacgtatatacccaaaattttctatagaaccgggggttCGAAAACGTATatgcccaaaaatttctatacgaaagctacatatataacactactgggcgaaaagttcggggggtcgggcgcccctcccgacCCCTTCTAAGCTACGCCCATGCTCATAGTTCTATCACTGACTTTTTATATATAATCTTTATGACTTCAATAGTATTTAACAAGTTAGTGTGTTTGGCATAGTGTATTCTTGGGGATATATGGAAGGGAAATGTCACCGGCAGTGAGATATCATACAATTTATTTCCAAAGTTAGGTCATCTGAGAGTATTGCTGGTAAGTTAAGGCTTGCACTTAATGAAAATACTCTGGTATATAAAGAATAATTTGTAT
This genomic interval carries:
- the LOC110898858 gene encoding uncharacterized protein LOC110898858 isoform X1, whose product is MAIEGKKLSDNGEKKTRWMSKGYLLGDGSFYLDVSLSKGKRFDNLKAWHVFANMPDKIMEVSPIIQVIVVEPLAFVAPDKDEECILGDIWKGNVTGSEISYNLFPKLGHLRVLLLNAGKMVISS
- the LOC110898858 gene encoding uncharacterized protein LOC110898858 isoform X2; its protein translation is MGTDLALNHKSFYLDVSLSKGKRFDNLKAWHVFANMPDKIMEVSPIIQVIVVEPLAFVAPDKDEECILGDIWKGNVTGSEISYNLFPKLGHLRVLLLNAGKMVISS